The Echinicola rosea genome has a segment encoding these proteins:
- a CDS encoding CCA tRNA nucleotidyltransferase, which yields MNLTKEIAHLEVIKRVGECADELDLEAYVVGGFVRDLLLKRENKSAKDIDFVCVGSGIELAKKVAGSFDEHVPLSVFKNFGTAMIKLDDWELEFVGARKESYRHDSRKPIVEDGTLQEDQERRDFTINAMAISINKASYGELVDPFDGIRDLKRKLIRTPLDPDTTFSDDPLRMLRAVRFAAQLDFDIDPATFDGLIRNAERLKIISGERIIDELNKIILSKTPSYGFKLLFVSKLLHQFFSEMVDLQGVDSVGDKSHKDNFYHTLQVLDNVSAATDDLWLRWAAIMHDIAKPATKRFNKKVGWTFHGHEDKGARMTPKIFRKLKLPMDERMKYVQKLVRLHLRPIALVNDKVTDSAIRRLLYEAGDDVDDLMKLCRADVTSKNPNRVKRFLANFDKVEQKIQEVEEKDHVRNFQPPVSGEEIMEIFGLSPSKVVGELKEEIKEAILEGQIENNKEQAVQLMYRLAKSKGITKKEN from the coding sequence ATGAACTTAACGAAGGAAATAGCACATCTTGAGGTCATCAAAAGAGTAGGGGAGTGTGCCGATGAGTTGGACTTGGAAGCCTATGTGGTGGGGGGATTTGTAAGGGACCTGTTGTTAAAAAGAGAAAATAAATCAGCAAAGGACATTGATTTTGTCTGCGTAGGAAGTGGAATTGAGTTGGCCAAAAAGGTGGCGGGGTCTTTTGATGAGCATGTCCCACTGTCGGTGTTTAAGAATTTTGGTACTGCCATGATCAAGCTGGATGATTGGGAACTGGAATTTGTGGGGGCCAGGAAAGAGTCCTATCGCCATGATTCCAGAAAACCCATCGTGGAAGACGGGACACTCCAAGAGGACCAAGAACGGCGGGACTTTACGATCAACGCCATGGCCATATCCATCAATAAGGCCAGTTATGGAGAGTTGGTGGATCCGTTTGATGGGATAAGGGACCTGAAAAGAAAACTGATTCGCACGCCGCTGGATCCGGACACGACCTTTTCCGATGACCCGCTGAGAATGCTTCGTGCGGTACGTTTTGCGGCACAGTTGGATTTTGATATCGACCCGGCCACTTTTGATGGATTGATTCGTAATGCCGAACGGCTGAAGATCATCTCAGGAGAGCGGATCATCGATGAACTTAATAAAATCATCCTTTCCAAAACCCCAAGCTATGGATTTAAGCTGTTGTTTGTAAGTAAATTGCTGCACCAGTTTTTTTCGGAAATGGTGGATTTGCAAGGGGTGGATTCCGTAGGAGACAAGTCGCACAAGGATAATTTTTACCATACTCTTCAAGTGCTGGATAATGTCAGTGCTGCCACGGATGATCTTTGGCTGAGGTGGGCAGCCATCATGCACGATATCGCCAAGCCAGCCACCAAGCGCTTCAATAAAAAAGTAGGATGGACTTTTCACGGCCATGAGGATAAAGGGGCTCGAATGACCCCGAAAATTTTCAGAAAGCTGAAATTACCCATGGACGAGCGCATGAAATATGTGCAGAAATTAGTAAGATTGCATTTGCGCCCTATAGCACTGGTCAATGATAAGGTGACAGACTCGGCAATAAGGAGGCTACTGTATGAAGCAGGGGATGATGTGGATGACCTGATGAAGCTTTGCAGGGCGGATGTGACTTCAAAAAACCCCAACAGGGTGAAACGTTTTCTGGCCAACTTTGATAAAGTCGAACAGAAAATCCAAGAAGTAGAGGAGAAAGACCACGTCAGGAATTTCCAACCACCTGTATCTGGGGAGGAAATCATGGAGATTTTTGGGCTTTCTCCATCAAAAGTGGTAGGCGAACTAAAGGAAGAGATAAAAGAGGCTATATTGGAAGGCCAAATTGAAAACAATAAAGAGCAGGCTGTCCAGTTAATGTATAGATTGGCCAAGTCAAAAGGTATTACCAAAAAGGAAAATTAG
- a CDS encoding tetratricopeptide repeat protein, with the protein MNKFKITALALFMICLGVKAQDTTTNAVKDSSKAIEAQGALRIYQMALRYNDPSVAKNKLYELIVKNPENPRYAELLASLYYEMEQFSSAALVAMDILKADDQNIPALEVAAYSLEQLGALDRALPHFESLHLLSGDMFSLYKTAYLQYSLKKYDEALNSVDMLVKNSKSEEQKLTFPLEDNATQDVSMKAAALNLKGLVYKDQGATSEAKTAFEAALANAPDFAIAKKNLSELN; encoded by the coding sequence ATGAATAAGTTTAAAATCACAGCCTTGGCGCTGTTTATGATTTGTTTGGGCGTAAAAGCCCAGGATACTACTACCAATGCAGTAAAAGATAGCAGTAAAGCAATAGAAGCCCAGGGAGCTTTGCGCATTTATCAGATGGCGTTGCGCTATAACGACCCGTCGGTGGCAAAGAACAAGCTATATGAGCTGATTGTCAAAAATCCTGAGAATCCACGGTATGCAGAATTGTTGGCCTCTCTGTACTATGAAATGGAGCAATTCAGCTCAGCGGCGTTGGTCGCCATGGATATTTTGAAGGCTGATGACCAAAACATCCCTGCACTGGAAGTGGCAGCCTATTCTTTGGAGCAACTAGGAGCTTTGGACAGGGCATTGCCGCATTTCGAGTCACTACATTTACTGTCTGGTGATATGTTCAGTTTATACAAGACGGCTTATCTGCAGTATTCCCTTAAAAAATATGATGAGGCGCTTAATTCAGTGGATATGTTAGTGAAAAATAGCAAGTCAGAAGAACAAAAACTGACATTCCCTTTGGAGGATAATGCAACACAGGATGTAAGCATGAAAGCAGCAGCACTCAATCTAAAAGGCTTGGTGTACAAGGACCAAGGAGCTACTTCCGAAGCCAAAACGGCTTTCGAGGCTGCCTTGGCCAATGCACCGGACTTCGCAATAGCGAAGAAAAACCTCAGCGAGCTGAATTGA
- a CDS encoding S41 family peptidase — MKISTTYNWLIALVLIASFTISCSDREMEPNPKPIDDDEDDIENPNIAINEWIQAVMDEVYLWTDTMNDPISVDAAPENYFDALLVNQDRFSVIYGNYEELVNLLEGVQKEAGYEIQLFQASNSNDVFGIITYVKQGGPADQAGLKRNDRFYEINGVQMTLSNYTSLLQSRGEPHTLDIRRLNEDSGQFEMLAEDPVSLSTTELVENPIFLDSVYTIDNTKIGYLVYNFFAPGEELESDNIRYGVYDQQLEDIFADFKSKGVQELILDLRYNGGGYTSSAVHLASLVGQGISEGDLFYYTKYNDLVQAYFQQEYGPEYFNIRFVNKTQNIGDQLGSGKVYILTSNNTASSSELIINGLSPYMEVILIGETTYGKNVGSITIQDTENEENDYGLLPIISQSFNKNDNSDYTNGFDPDIESDEFSNNGILLPIGDTNEVMLSAAIAQITGTPAAERSRKAPINMTSVQSSIKNHVRFGRMIESTPEFK, encoded by the coding sequence ATGAAAATATCTACTACCTATAATTGGCTAATTGCGCTAGTGTTAATCGCAAGTTTCACCATTTCCTGTTCTGATCGCGAAATGGAGCCTAATCCCAAGCCAATCGATGATGATGAAGATGACATCGAAAATCCAAATATCGCCATTAACGAATGGATACAAGCCGTTATGGATGAGGTTTACCTTTGGACCGACACGATGAATGACCCGATATCCGTTGATGCTGCACCTGAAAATTATTTTGATGCATTGTTAGTCAACCAAGACCGGTTTTCTGTCATTTATGGTAACTATGAGGAACTGGTAAACCTGTTGGAGGGCGTTCAAAAGGAAGCAGGATATGAAATCCAACTATTTCAAGCCAGTAACTCCAACGATGTCTTCGGTATCATCACTTACGTAAAACAAGGGGGACCCGCTGACCAAGCTGGCCTGAAAAGGAACGATCGATTCTATGAAATAAATGGTGTGCAAATGACGCTCAGCAATTACACCTCTTTACTTCAAAGTAGAGGAGAGCCCCATACGCTAGATATAAGAAGACTAAATGAAGACAGCGGCCAATTTGAAATGCTCGCGGAGGATCCTGTATCATTGTCCACTACAGAATTAGTAGAAAACCCGATTTTCCTCGACAGTGTTTATACCATCGACAACACAAAGATCGGTTATCTTGTCTATAACTTTTTTGCTCCTGGTGAAGAATTGGAGTCCGATAACATCCGATACGGGGTTTATGATCAACAGTTAGAAGATATTTTTGCTGATTTTAAAAGCAAAGGGGTGCAGGAGCTCATTCTTGATTTGCGTTACAATGGAGGCGGGTACACCTCTAGTGCGGTCCACTTGGCCAGCCTTGTCGGCCAAGGAATATCCGAAGGAGACCTGTTTTATTACACTAAATACAACGATCTCGTCCAAGCCTATTTCCAGCAAGAATATGGACCGGAATATTTCAACATCAGATTCGTCAACAAAACACAGAATATCGGTGACCAGCTTGGTTCTGGCAAGGTGTACATCCTCACCTCAAATAACACCGCCTCATCCAGTGAGCTAATCATCAATGGCCTTAGCCCTTATATGGAGGTGATTTTAATTGGAGAAACTACCTACGGCAAAAACGTAGGCTCGATCACAATCCAAGACACCGAAAATGAGGAAAACGATTATGGCTTATTACCCATTATTTCCCAGAGTTTCAATAAAAACGACAATTCTGATTACACCAATGGTTTTGATCCCGATATCGAATCTGATGAGTTTTCCAACAACGGCATCCTTCTTCCGATAGGAGATACCAATGAAGTGATGTTGAGTGCTGCTATTGCTCAGATTACCGGAACGCCTGCGGCAGAAAGATCCAGAAAGGCTCCCATAAACATGACATCTGTACAAAGCAGTATCAAGAACCATGTCAGATTTGGGCGGATGATCGAATCGACACCAGAATTCAAATAA
- a CDS encoding glycosyltransferase family 4 protein: MFQFSTILIAFFIGLIVTPVIIKIIKRTNILDIPGGRKIHKEAIPSMGGIGIVAALLMALVITMDWQQWMEVRYLMMGVGVMFLIGLRDDLVELTAMQKLLGQLLAISLVVVIGDIRVSSFYGFLGIEELPVWISYSLTIFTIIGLTNAFNLVDGLDGLAGTLSLISFLFLGGWFLAAGFPTYGMIALASAGGVLAFMVYNWHPAKIFMGDTGSLTLGFVMAVLSVFFVEANGQILSSSHFMRFEAPITAGLALVLVSCFDTLRVMVKRVRRGKPPMGADKSHVHHFLLRSGFRHDQVAMILGGIKLTFLCLIISTSHFSDNVLLPLVLGTVVGLCLTLDAVTLRKVKKIARQSPGVLSLDVSEEMDYENLEKRPELKEEPA; encoded by the coding sequence ATGTTTCAATTCTCGACCATACTTATCGCTTTTTTTATAGGATTGATAGTCACACCTGTCATTATCAAAATCATCAAAAGGACAAATATTCTAGACATTCCTGGAGGCAGGAAAATCCATAAGGAAGCCATTCCTTCCATGGGGGGGATTGGGATTGTGGCTGCTTTATTGATGGCTTTGGTCATTACCATGGATTGGCAGCAATGGATGGAGGTTCGCTATTTGATGATGGGGGTTGGGGTGATGTTTTTAATTGGCCTGAGGGATGATTTGGTAGAGTTGACAGCCATGCAAAAACTATTGGGACAGCTTTTGGCAATCAGTTTGGTCGTGGTAATAGGTGATATCAGAGTGAGCAGTTTCTATGGGTTTCTGGGGATTGAGGAATTGCCCGTTTGGATCAGTTATTCACTGACGATATTTACGATAATAGGACTTACCAACGCTTTTAATTTGGTGGATGGCCTGGATGGTCTTGCAGGAACATTGAGCTTGATTTCCTTTTTGTTTTTGGGCGGTTGGTTTCTTGCTGCGGGGTTCCCTACGTATGGAATGATCGCGTTGGCGAGTGCTGGAGGTGTTTTGGCATTTATGGTGTATAATTGGCATCCTGCCAAAATATTCATGGGCGATACAGGATCACTGACGCTTGGTTTTGTGATGGCAGTGCTCAGTGTGTTTTTTGTGGAGGCGAATGGCCAGATCCTTTCATCATCACATTTTATGCGCTTTGAAGCGCCTATTACTGCGGGATTGGCCTTGGTGCTGGTATCGTGTTTTGATACCTTAAGGGTGATGGTCAAACGTGTGAGAAGGGGAAAACCACCCATGGGTGCAGATAAGTCCCATGTGCATCATTTTTTATTACGTTCTGGATTTCGCCATGATCAGGTGGCCATGATCTTGGGAGGGATTAAACTCACTTTTTTGTGCTTGATTATCTCTACGTCCCATTTTTCTGATAACGTGTTGCTGCCATTGGTCTTAGGGACGGTTGTTGGCCTTTGTCTGACCTTGGATGCAGTGACCCTGCGAAAAGTAAAGAAGATTGCACGGCAATCTCCTGGCGTATTGTCGTTGGATGTATCCGAGGAAATGGATTATGAAAATCTAGAAAAGAGGCCGGAACTTAAAGAGGAACCCGCCTGA
- a CDS encoding DUF3050 domain-containing protein — MHEIKRIETAIAPLKQQLSQHPLYRQLSSLEDINTFMEHHVYAVWDFMSLLKALQRELTCVAVPWLPAPNPHVARFINEIVLGEETDINERGETKSHFEMYLDAMNQTGANTQDIQRFTSFLSQQKTVQEALDNTGTQTAVKNFVNFTFEVIDTGKPHIIAAAFTFGREDLIPDMFIEITKEAEQNDNRSYSKLLYYLNRHIELDGDEHGPLSMQMIAELCDDDAKKWQEALKTAKEALSFRIKLWDAITEAIQAKQPQA, encoded by the coding sequence ATGCACGAAATCAAACGTATAGAGACTGCTATCGCTCCGCTAAAGCAACAACTTTCCCAGCACCCACTTTACCGACAGTTAAGCTCCCTTGAAGACATCAACACCTTCATGGAACATCATGTCTATGCCGTATGGGATTTTATGTCCCTGCTCAAAGCCTTACAGCGGGAGCTCACTTGTGTAGCAGTACCTTGGCTTCCCGCCCCTAATCCGCACGTTGCGAGGTTCATCAACGAAATAGTACTCGGAGAGGAAACTGATATAAATGAAAGAGGAGAAACAAAAAGCCACTTCGAAATGTACTTGGACGCCATGAACCAAACAGGCGCCAACACCCAAGATATCCAACGTTTCACCTCCTTTTTATCCCAGCAAAAAACAGTACAAGAGGCGCTTGACAATACCGGCACGCAGACCGCCGTAAAGAATTTTGTCAATTTCACCTTTGAAGTAATCGATACAGGCAAGCCTCATATCATTGCTGCTGCGTTTACTTTTGGCAGGGAAGACCTGATTCCTGATATGTTTATCGAAATCACCAAGGAAGCAGAACAAAACGACAACCGCTCCTACAGCAAACTCCTGTACTACCTGAACAGGCATATCGAACTGGATGGGGATGAACATGGCCCACTGTCCATGCAGATGATCGCCGAACTCTGTGACGACGACGCAAAAAAATGGCAAGAAGCCCTAAAAACTGCCAAAGAAGCCCTTTCATTTAGGATAAAACTCTGGGATGCAATCACTGAAGCTATTCAGGCCAAACAACCACAAGCATAA